In the Ipomoea triloba cultivar NCNSP0323 chromosome 6, ASM357664v1 genome, one interval contains:
- the LOC116023228 gene encoding protein POLAR LOCALIZATION DURING ASYMMETRIC DIVISION AND REDISTRIBUTION-like codes for MRERTGDYSDDCSVSVVAFTSCLSRRRRRRRNGGRRCPGAAAYLSPSWFFARWRKSKDEKKAPAKVLDGKSPLPLQLVDSGGQKEASFNLGIGLGLMYAIAGCRNELNKIADLRLQFETLIQTYKAQNQQLSTPSDVSSLNNLSRFFNSDRHENFKDNGDCCGRHMKCNKKMSRRRNVGSSEMMDELEAELVAELGRLQLDLDSDVTSQHSTRYNEVIIVEENEGRQNGSFGGVEDVEIETTYEEYYEKAVSPYELEIRLHEVLEERQQERIEELESALESAMEKLQQKDEELSWWKDTANLISQHVPNFLRRSATTK; via the exons ATGCGAGAAAGAACGGGGGATTATTCCGACGATTGCAGCGTCTCCGTCGTAGCGTTTACGTCTTGCCTTAGTCGCCGGAGGAGACGGAGACGTAACGGCGGCCGCAGATGCCCGGGAGCCGCCGCTTATCTGTCGCCGAGTTGGTTTTTTGCGCGGTGGCGGAAGAGTAAAGATGAGAAGAAGGCTCCGGCCAAGGTATTGGATGGAAAGTCACCGTTGCCGTTACAGTTGGTGGATTCAG GTGGTCAAAAGGAGGCCTCATTCAACCTAGGCATCGGATTAGGTCTAATGTATGCCATTGCAGGTTGCAGAAATGAACTCAACAAGATTGCAGACTTACGTTTGCAATTCGAAACCTTAATTCAAACTTACAAAGCACAAAATCAGCAGCTCTCAACTCCATCCGATGTTTCATCCCTCAACAACCTGTCCCGTTTCTTCAACTCCGACCGCCACGAAAATTTTAAGGACAACGGCGATTGTTGTGGCCGACACATGAAATGCAATAAGAAGATGAGTAGAAGGAGAAATGTGGGAAGTTCAGAGATGATGGATGAGCTTGAAGCTGAACTTGTAGCAGAGTTGGGTAGGTTGCAGCTTGATTTGGATTCTGATGTTACGTCCCAGCACTCAACACGATATAATGAg GTTATTATTGTTGAGGAAAACGAAGGAAGGCAGAATGGAAGCTTTGGAGGAGTTGAAGATGTTGAAATTGAGACAACATACGAAGAGTATTATGAGAAGGCAGTTTCTCCATACGAACTAGAAATAAGGTTGCATGAGGTGTTGGAGGAGAGGCAACAAGAAAGGATTGAAGAGCTGGAATCAGCTTTAGAATCCGCCATGGAAAAGCTTCAGCAGAAAGACGAAGAGCTTTCGTGGTGGAAAGACACCGCCAATCTCATTTCCCAACACGTTCCCAACTTCTTGAGGCGTAGCGCTACAACAAAGTAG
- the LOC116023075 gene encoding proteasome subunit beta type-7-A-like, whose translation MRNQFIFGGVDITGPHLHTIYPHGYTDTLPFATMGSGSLVAMPVFESRYREELIKKAEGIQLVTEYSMIWVVEAMLVSQNR comes from the exons ATGAGGAACCAGTTCATTTTTGGTGGAGTTGATATCACTGGCCCACATTTGCATACT ATTTACCCTCATGGCTATACTGACACACTGCCATTTGCTACAATGGGATCTGGTTCCCTTGTAGCAATGCCTGTCTTTGAATCACGATACCGTGAGGAACTAATAAAA AAGGCAGAGGGAATTCAATTGGTGACGGAATATTCAATGATCTGGGTAGTGGAAGCAATGTTGGTTTCCCAAAACAGATGA
- the LOC116023069 gene encoding vetispiradiene synthase 3-like, with product MATSNKVVRPVTNFFPSLWGDEFQHFVFDNEVAERYAQEIEVLKRQVRSMLKSIRMSELAEKLNFIDTIERLGISYHFDEEIDAMLKEIYNDNSKFKVGEDLCTCALMFRLLRQHGHNISSGIFDNFQENGKFKDTLSNNVEGLLNLYEASHVIGHNDNNLKDAYTFSRNHLEVVVLQLKSTLKKQVRHALEQPLHKGIPRVEISYFVRVYQEDESKNDVLLHFAKMDFNLLQMYHKQELCEMKRWWKELDFVTTLPYIRDRVVECYFWSVGVYFEVKYSKARLMLAKSIIMASVIDDTYDTFALPDELEIFTSAIQKWDISQLNHLPDYMKIIYKALIDLYVDYDKELSREGRSFALYYTKERIKELVRAYNIEIKWSIEGCKPPVAEYLKNGEPSSTLFLLITCSFLGMKSVTKEAFEWSSQNPRIFRANAILGRVVNDIASYEREKSNGPITTGIDYYMNDYGVSVEEAMNKFREIAENAWKDTNEDILQPTTPAISTEILMRILNFARIDEVVYMKRQDGYTYPEKVLKPYIIALFVDCFEI from the exons ATGGCAACAAGCAACAAGGTTGTCCGTCCGGTCACAAACTTCTTCCCAAGCCTGTGGGGAGATGAATTCCAGCACTTCGTCTTCGATAATGAGGTTGCTGAAAGATACGCACAGGAGATTGAGGTGCTGAAGAGACAAGTAAGGAGCATGTTGAAAAGTATTCGGATGTCCGAGCTAGCCGAAAAACTCAACTTTATTGACACCATCGAACGCCTTGGCATTTCGTATCACTTTGATGAAGAGATTGATGCGATGTTGAAGGAGATTTATAATGACAATTCTAAGTTTAAGGTGGGAGAAGATTTGTGCACTTGTGCACTTATGTTTCGATTGCTAAGGCAACACGGCCACAACATCTCGTCAG GAATTTTTGATAATTTTCAAGAGAATGGAAAATTCAAAGACACGCTTTCCAATAATGTTGAAGGATTGTTGAACTTATACGAAGCTTCACATGTAATAGGGCATAATGACAACAATTTAAAAGATGCTTATACCTTTTCGCGTAATCATTTGGAGGTTGTTGTTCTACAGCTAAAATCTACTTTGAAAAAGCAAGTGAGGCATGCACTTGAGCAACCCTTACACAAGGGTATTCCTAGAGTAGAAATTAGCTACTTCGTCAGAGTGTATCAAGAAGATGAATCCAAGAATGATGTTCTACTTCATTTTGCAAAgatggattttaatttgttacagATGTATCACAAGCAAGAACTCTGCGAAATGAAGAG GTGGTGGAAGGAGTTGGACTTTGTTACTACACTTCCGTATATAAGAGATAGGGTTGTCGAGTGTTATTTTTGGTCGGTGGGGGTATATTTTGAGGTAAAGTATTCAAAGGCTCGGCTCATGCTTGCCAAATCCATAATAATGGCTTCTGTTATTGATGACACATATGATACTTTTGCCCTACCTGATGAATTGGAGATTTTTACCAGTGCCATACAAAA gtGGGACATAAGTCAATTGAACCATCTCCCAGATTACATGAAGATAATCTATAAAGCTCTTATAGATCTTTATGTGGATTACGATAAAGAACTATCAAGAGAAGGAAGATCTTTTGCTCTTTATTACACAAAAGAACGA ATTAAGGAACTTGTGAGGGCTTACAACATTGAAATAAAGTGGTCTATTGAAGGATGCAAGCCACCGGTTgctgaatatttaaaaaatggtgaACCTAGTAGCACTCTTTTCTTGCTCATCACATGTTCTTTCCTTGGCATGAAATCTGTTACAAAAGAAGCGTTTGAATGGTCGAGTCAAAACCCTAGAATTTTTCGGGCCAATGCCATCTTGGGTCGTGTGGTGAATGATATAGCTTCCTATgag CGTGAGAAAAGCAACGGGCCAATTACAACAGGGATTGACTATTACATGAATGATTATGGTGTATCTGTGGAAGAGGCAATGAACAAGTTTCGTGAAATAGCTGAAAATGCATGGAAAGATACCAATGAAGATATTCTTCAACCAACTACACCTGCTATCTCCACTGAAATTCTTATGCGCATTCTCAACTTTGCACGCATTGATGAAGTGGTATATATGAAACGACAAGATGGCTATACTTACCCTGAGAAAGTTTTGAAGCCATATATCATTGCTCTTTTTGTTGATTGCTTTGAAATTTAA